From one Prochlorococcus marinus CUG1433 genomic stretch:
- a CDS encoding acyl-CoA thioesterase, producing MNSKPVWKIEKIVLPQHADHAGVMWHGKYFNWLEESRINALSEVGISYFELTKNGLDLPLINTSIKYKSPLFLGEKITIESEFNIDKSPRINVISKFYNKKNEILTIAVVNLVLINKLNFSIIRKRPDFLSEAFSKLNG from the coding sequence ATGAACTCAAAACCAGTTTGGAAAATAGAAAAAATTGTTTTACCTCAACATGCTGATCATGCAGGCGTAATGTGGCACGGTAAATATTTTAATTGGCTTGAAGAAAGCCGAATAAATGCACTTTCAGAAGTAGGTATAAGTTATTTCGAACTAACTAAAAATGGCTTAGATTTACCTTTAATCAATACTTCAATAAAATATAAATCTCCTTTATTTCTTGGTGAAAAAATAACAATCGAGAGCGAATTCAATATTGATAAAAGTCCTAGGATTAATGTAATTTCAAAATTTTATAACAAGAAAAATGAAATCTTAACTATTGCTGTAGTAAATTTAGTCTTAATAAATAAACTGAATTTTTCTATAATAAGAAAAAGGCCAGATTTCCTATCGGAAGCCTTTAGCAAATTAAACGGTTGA
- a CDS encoding translation initiation factor IF-2 N-terminal domain-containing protein → MKGLRVLELSEALNVDSPDLLAVCAILKIKATSRLSMLSFEECKKITDYYENNN, encoded by the coding sequence ATGAAAGGTCTAAGAGTCCTAGAACTTTCTGAAGCACTTAATGTTGATAGCCCTGATTTATTAGCTGTTTGTGCAATTCTAAAAATAAAAGCCACATCTAGATTAAGCATGCTTTCATTTGAAGAATGTAAAAAGATAACTGATTACTATGAAAATAATAATTAG
- a CDS encoding DUF2470 domain-containing protein, with the protein MKIISKETSKRVCDHMNNDHIDSVHKYLIHYGKISRFENAYMEEINNSYIKINYDGQSAIINFKNEISEEEIHSTLVSMIKDIKK; encoded by the coding sequence ATGAAAATTATTAGTAAAGAAACAAGTAAAAGAGTTTGTGATCACATGAATAATGATCACATAGATTCAGTGCACAAATATCTTATTCATTATGGGAAAATTTCAAGATTTGAGAATGCTTATATGGAAGAAATTAATAATAGTTATATAAAAATCAATTACGATGGACAATCAGCAATTATCAATTTTAAAAATGAAATATCTGAAGAAGAAATTCATTCAACTTTAGTATCAATGATTAAAGACATTAAAAAATAA
- the dusB gene encoding tRNA dihydrouridine synthase DusB — protein MSSNIKLKGRGVNRIITSKVMLSPLAGVTDNIFRRLVRKWAPNSLLFTEMINATSLKKGFGTQKINQIDLEEGPVGVQIFDNRPYAVSEAAKQAEDYGAFLIDINMGCPVKKIAKKGGGSALIKDRKLAIELVKNVVKAVRVPVTVKTRLGWDSKEENIEDFLFKLQDAGATMITLHGRTRKQGFSGKSDWEMIGRLKKFLEIPVIANGDIKNPDDALNCLKKTNADGVMIGRGILGSPWKIGEIDYAIRENKNFKEPNTEEKLYLIIEHLDELIKEKGDHGLLIARKHISWTCKDFKGASNLRNNLVRAVDKNEVKNLIIKMIKTLNNEKNRLA, from the coding sequence ATGTCTTCAAATATAAAGCTAAAAGGAAGAGGCGTTAACAGGATAATTACGAGTAAGGTCATGCTATCCCCATTAGCAGGAGTTACAGATAACATTTTTAGGCGACTTGTACGTAAATGGGCTCCAAACTCTTTACTTTTTACAGAAATGATAAATGCCACAAGTCTTAAAAAAGGGTTTGGAACACAAAAAATCAATCAAATAGATTTAGAAGAGGGTCCAGTTGGAGTACAAATATTTGATAATAGGCCATACGCTGTTTCTGAAGCCGCGAAACAAGCTGAGGACTATGGGGCTTTCTTAATTGATATAAATATGGGATGTCCAGTAAAAAAAATTGCAAAGAAAGGTGGAGGCAGTGCTTTAATTAAAGATCGAAAACTTGCTATAGAATTAGTCAAGAATGTTGTAAAAGCTGTTAGGGTTCCAGTAACAGTAAAAACACGACTCGGATGGGATAGTAAAGAAGAAAATATAGAGGATTTCTTATTTAAACTTCAAGATGCGGGCGCAACTATGATCACACTTCACGGAAGAACAAGAAAACAGGGTTTTTCAGGTAAGTCAGATTGGGAAATGATCGGGAGACTTAAAAAGTTTTTGGAAATTCCAGTAATTGCTAATGGAGATATCAAAAATCCAGATGACGCTCTTAATTGTCTAAAAAAAACAAATGCTGATGGTGTAATGATTGGACGAGGAATTTTAGGATCCCCATGGAAAATAGGAGAAATAGATTATGCCATTAGAGAAAATAAAAATTTTAAAGAACCAAACACAGAAGAAAAACTATATTTAATTATTGAGCATCTTGATGAATTAATAAAAGAAAAAGGAGATCACGGATTGCTAATTGCAAGGAAACATATCTCATGGACATGCAAAGACTTTAAAGGAGCATCAAATTTGAGAAATAACTTAGTAAGAGCTGTTGATAAAAATGAAGTTAAAAATTTAATAATTAAAATGATTAAAACTTTGAATAATGAAAAAAATAGATTAGCTTAA